Proteins found in one Thalassophryne amazonica chromosome 1, fThaAma1.1, whole genome shotgun sequence genomic segment:
- the LOC117515054 gene encoding SLIT and NTRK-like protein 1 has translation MLLWIVLLNAALCVASGNVTRDVCKEQICSCNEVEGDLHIDCEKRSFTTLRHLTGPSSQFYHLLLHGNSLSKLFPNEFANFYNAVSLHLENNGLHDIVPGAFLGLQLVKRLHINNNKIRSFRKSTFLGLDDLEYLQADFNLLRDIDPTVFRDLNKLEVLILNDNLISSLPVNVFQHVPITHLDLRGNRIKTLPYEGILEQIPGIAEVLLEDNPWDCNCDLVSLKEWLENIPHNALIGRVVCEAPTRLQGGDLNETSEADLCPSQSGGVDTSLVAPPTQDETSEPAAQGPRPTPYKPSGDSSGLPTPVGGGHGPKSRSKSRENWQLKTKPTPLTTGGIGDKEQLHNMTCPQPCNCKLVGSRQGLGVNCEGKKIESLSNLRPKPLAAHELNMRDNNIHAIKKNQLLGYSSLNLLDLGGNNIKVIDNSTFQNLTELRWLYMDKNYLDTLMAEMFMGLVNLEYLSLEYNDIQLIVAGAFSPMPNLRVLFLNNNLLKSLPVDAFLGISLSKISLHNNYFTYLPVAGVLDQLNSIIQIDLHGNPWDCSCNIVPFKQWTEKLGADVIVSDLKCESPEEFWKQDFRYVRNDLMCSKLFDKISPTSLSKNSTFTLDSGTRSNSYLEPNRVSISVLVPGLLLVFVTSAFTVVGMLVFILRNRKRSKRRDGNSSASEINSLQTVCDSSYWHSGPYHADTGGHRGFDCTTHLSATSDS, from the coding sequence ATGCTGCTTTGGATCGTTCTGCTGAATGCGGCtctttgtgttgccagtggaaatgttACAAGGGACGTTTGTAAGGAGCAGATATGCTCTTGCAACGAGGTCGAGGGAGATCTGCACATAGACTGCGAAAAAAGGAGCTTCACCACTCTGCGGCATTTGACTGGCCCCAGCTCTCAGTTTTATCACTTGCTGCTGCACGGGAATTCTTTATCCAAGCTCTTTCCCAATGAGTTTGCCAACTTTTACAATGCGGTCAGCCTGCATTTGGAAAACAACGGATTGCATGACATTGTTCCCGGTGCCTTTCTGGGATTGCAGCTGGTGAAAAGGCTGCATATCAATAACAATAAGATAAGATCATTCAGGAAGAGTACATTTCTGGGGTTAGATGACTTGGAGTATCTCCAAGCTGATTTTAACCTCCTAAGGGATATTGACCCCACCGTTTTCAGGGACCTAAATAAACTTGAAGTGTTAATACTTAATGACAACCTCATCAGCTCTCTACCTGTGAACGTGTTCCAACATGTGCCCATTACGCATCTCGACCTGCGGGGAAACCGAATCAAAACATTGCCTTATGAGGGGATCCTTGAGCAAATACCGGGCATTGCAGAGGTTTTGTTGGAGGATAACCCATGGGACTGTAACTGCGACCTGGTTTCTCTTAAGGAATGGTTGGAGAACATACCGCATAATGCTCTCATCGGGAGGGTGGTATGCGAGGCTCCCACCAGGCTGCAAGGTGGCGACTTAAATGAGACATCGGAAGCGGATCTATGCCCTTCACAGAGTGGCGGCGTGGACACCAGCCTGGTTGCCCCTCCCACCCAGGATGAGACCTCAGAGCCTGCGGCCCAGGGCCCGCGTCCCACGCCTTACAAACCCAGTGGAGACTCCAGCGGTCTGCCAACGCCGGTTGGTGGCGGCCACGGGCCCAAGAGCCGCTCTAAATCTCGAGAGAACTGGCAGTTGAAAACAAAACCGACTCCGTTGACGACAGGTGGGATCGGCGACAAGGAGCAGCTGCACAACATGACATGCCCTCAACCATGTAACTGCAAGCTGGTTGGCTCCAGACAAGGGTTGGGGGTCAACTGCGAGGGGAAAAAAATCGAGAGCTTATCCAACCTTCGACCCAAACCGCTGGCTGCTCACGAATTGAATATGAGAGATAACAACATACATGCTATCAAAAAGAACCAGCTGCTAGGCTACTCCAGCCTCAACCTGCTCGATCTGGGAGGGAACAACATCAAGGTGATCGACAACAGCACTTTCCAAAACCTGACCGAGCTGAGATGGCTGTATATGGATAAGAACTATCTGGATACCCTGATGGCAGAGATGTTCATGGGCCTTGTGAATCTGGAATATCTCAGTTTGGAATACAATGATATCCAGCTGATTGTGGCAGGTGCCTTCAGCCCCATGCCAAATCTAAGGGTTCTATTCCTCAACAACAACTTGCTGAAATCTTTGCCTGTGGATGCTTTTCTTGGAATTTCTTTATCCAAAATTAGCCTGCATAACAATTATTTCACTTATCTCCCCGTGGCTGGAGTGTTAGACCAGCTCAATTCAATCATCCAGATAGATTTGCACGGAAACCCCTGGGATTGCTCGTGCAACATCGTGCCCTTCAAGCAGTGGACGGAGAAACTCGGAGCAGACGTGATAGTGAGCGACCTCAAGTGCGAGTCCCCGGAAGAGTTTTGGAAGCAAGATTTCCGCTATGTCCGCAATGACCTCATGTGTTCCAAACTCTTTGACAAAATCTCCCCCACCTCGCTATCCAAAAACAGCACTTTCACCCTGGACTCTGGGACGCGTTCAAACTCCTACTTGGAGCCCAACAGGGTCTCCATCTCGGTGCTCGTCCCCGGGTTGCTGTTGGTGTTTGTCACGTCTGCTTTCACCGTTGTAGGGATGCTTGTGTTCATTTTGCGCAATCGGaagaggtcaaagaggagggacGGGAATTCTTCAGCCTCGGAGATCAACTCCTTACAGACGGTGTGCGACTCATCTTACTGGCATAGCGGGCCTTACCACGCCGACACTGGCGGACACCGGGGCTTTGACTGCACCACGCACCTCTCCGCCACAAGCGATTCCTAA